The genomic stretch ATCAAGCTGAAGATCGAACCGGGCTGGGACGTGGAGCCGGTGCGGGCGGTCCGGGAGCGTTTCGGCGCGTCGCTGCCGCTCCAGGTCGACGCCAACACCGCCTACACCCTCGCGGACGCCGAGCAGCTGCGGCGGCTGGACGAGTTCGGGCTGCTGCTGATCGAGGAGCCGCTGGAGGAGAACAACCTGCACGCCCACGCCCGGCTCCAGCAGCGGCTGCGGACGCCGGTCTGCCTGGACGAGTCCCTGCACCACGCGCGCGACACCGCCGCCGCGATCGCGCTGGACGCCTGCCGGGTGGTGAACGTCAAACCCGCCCGGGTCGGCGGCTATCTGGAGGCCCGCCGGGTCCACGACGTGGCGCACGCGCACGGCGTCCCGGTGTGGTGCGGCGGCATGCTGGAGACGGGCATCGGCCGGGCCCCCAATCTGGCCCTGGCGGCCCTGCCCGGCTGCACCCTCCCGGGGGACACCTCCGCCTCCGCCCGCTATTTCGCCGAGGACATCACCGAGCCGTTCGTCCTGGTGGACGGCCACCTGCCGGTTCCGGCCGGCCCCGGAATCGGCATCGCGCCCCTGCCGGACGCGCTGCGCCGGTTCACCCGGGAGCGACGGGACCTGTACGCGGCATAAGGCACGGGCAGTGGTCACGTTAGATTGATGTCGTGCTCTCTCGTCTCACGCGTTCCCAGGCCGTAGCCGTCTGTGCGCTGCCCGTCGTGGCCCTGCTGGCCACGGCGGCGTTCGCGCCGCTGCCGTTCGCTGTGGCCCAGCCCGGGATGACGGCGGACGTGCTCGGCGCGAACAAGGGCACCCAGGTGATCACCGTCTCCGGCGCGACCGCCCGCAGGACCAGCGGTCAGCTGCGGATGGTCACGATCGTGGCGACCGGTCCGGACACCAAGGTGACCTTCGGTGATGTGTTCCACGACTGGTTCCGCACCGACCGGGCCGTCATGCCGCACGACGCCGTCTATCCCAGCGGCAACACCGTCAAGGAGATCGAGCAGCACAACGTGGCGCAGATGCGGCAGTCCCAGGACGCCGCGACCCAGGCGGCGCTGAAGTACCTCGGGCTGAGCGCCGACAAGGTCAAGGTCACGCTGAAGCTCGCCGACGTGGGCGGGCCGAGTGCGGGTCTGCTGTTCACCCTGGGGATCATCGACAAGCTGCACGGCGACGGCAGCGGCGGCGACCTCACCGGTGGCCGTGTCATCGCCGGTACGGGCACCATCGACGCGGACGGCAAGGTCGGCGCGGTCGGCGGTGTGGCCCTGAAGACGCAGGCCGCCCGCCGGGACGGGGCGACCGTCTTCCTGGTGCCGCAGGCCGAGTGCGCCGACGCCAAGGCGGACCTCCCGAAGAACCTCCGCCTGATCCCGGTCACCACCCTGAAGGGCGCGGTGAACTCCCTGGTGGCCCTGGAGAAGGGCAGGGGCTCGATCCCGAGCTGCTGAGCACCCACGGCCGGTTCCCTACTTCACGAACCCCTGCTGCTTCATCCAGTCCAGGGCCACCTGGTGCGGATCCTGGCCGGCCACGTCCACCTCGGCGTTCAGTGTCCGTGCCACCGTGTTGTCCAGCTTCTTCGTGATGGGCTCGATGACGCTCGCGATGGCCGGCCACTTCTGCAGGACCTTGGTGTTGATCACGGGAGCGGCGTTGTAGTCGGGGAAGAACTTCCTGTCGTCCTCCATCACCGCCAGGTTCATCGACCTGATGCGCCCGTCGGTGGTGAACACCTCCCCGTAGGTGCACCTCCCCTTGGCGACCTGTGTGTAGATGATCCC from Streptomyces roseochromogenus subsp. oscitans DS 12.976 encodes the following:
- the menC gene encoding o-succinylbenzoate synthase gives rise to the protein MKLERVEIVHVAIPLVTPFRTSFGTMTTKDTFLLHVVTDVAEGWSEFAADPEPLYCSEFVAGAEIVLRDFLIPRMAALPHLTTAALAPALAKIKGHELAKAALETALLDAELRSYGMPLATYLGAVRDRVPAGVSVGIKNSVPELLDDVERYLAQGYVRIKLKIEPGWDVEPVRAVRERFGASLPLQVDANTAYTLADAEQLRRLDEFGLLLIEEPLEENNLHAHARLQQRLRTPVCLDESLHHARDTAAAIALDACRVVNVKPARVGGYLEARRVHDVAHAHGVPVWCGGMLETGIGRAPNLALAALPGCTLPGDTSASARYFAEDITEPFVLVDGHLPVPAGPGIGIAPLPDALRRFTRERRDLYAA
- a CDS encoding S16 family serine protease is translated as MLSRLTRSQAVAVCALPVVALLATAAFAPLPFAVAQPGMTADVLGANKGTQVITVSGATARRTSGQLRMVTIVATGPDTKVTFGDVFHDWFRTDRAVMPHDAVYPSGNTVKEIEQHNVAQMRQSQDAATQAALKYLGLSADKVKVTLKLADVGGPSAGLLFTLGIIDKLHGDGSGGDLTGGRVIAGTGTIDADGKVGAVGGVALKTQAARRDGATVFLVPQAECADAKADLPKNLRLIPVTTLKGAVNSLVALEKGRGSIPSC